From one Solanum stenotomum isolate F172 chromosome 12, ASM1918654v1, whole genome shotgun sequence genomic stretch:
- the LOC125847247 gene encoding uncharacterized mitochondrial protein AtMg00810-like: MVPNVHLTKDDGDPLDDLKIYRKLVGKLNYLTVTRPDIAYAVSIFSQFMFEPTIKHWEALEQILCYFEGARGLDILYSDHGDTRIEVFADVDWAGSRIDRRSTTSYCIFVGENLVSRRSIKQTVVSRSSTEFEYRAMVKSTSELLWIHHLLVEIGLNPLSPAKLLCDNKAALYTLPQI; the protein is encoded by the coding sequence ATGGTTCCTAATGTTCATCTTACTAAGGATGATGGTGATCCTCTAGATGATCTAAAAATATATAGGAAATTGGTTGGGAAATTGAACTACCTCACAGTGACCCGTCCAGATATTGCATATGCAGTCAGTATTTTTAGTCAGTTTATGTTTGAACCGACAATCAAGCATTGGGAAGCCTTGGAACAAATCTTGTGCTACTTTGAAGGAGCTCGTGGCCTTGACATTTTGTATAGCGACCATGGAGATACTCGTATTGAGGTTTTTGCAGATGTTGATTGGGCTGGATCAAGAATTGATAGAAGATCTACCACTAGCTATTGCATTTTTGTTGGTGAAAATTTGGTGTCTCGGAGGAGTATTAAACAAACTGTTGTATCTCGATCTAGTACAGAATTTGAGTATAGAGCTATGGTTAAATCCACAAGTGAATTACTATGGATTCATCACCTTTTAGTTGAGATCGGTTTGAACCCTTTGTCTCCAGCAAAACTTTTGTGTGATAATAAGGCTGCTCTCTACACATTGCCTCAAATCTAG